In Verrucomicrobiota bacterium, the genomic stretch CGCGCGGAGTGGTCCGAGCTGCCGGAGATCGCCTTGGCGGAAGCACAATCCATAGAGATAGGCCGATACCTGCGCGGGCTGATCGCATTTCACTTCGACCGAGTGCCCGCCGGAAGGCCCAGCGACGTTGCTTGCGGAAAGCAGATGGAGAGATGAGGACCGGCGCACAGACTTCCGGTTTTGCCGACTCCTCTCACGATCATCTTCCGAGCCTCGCCCGAAATTCGGAATCCCAATCTCGAAATTCGGATTTGCCAGGGGCGGAAATGACGGAATGCGCGGTGCAGGAATTGCGCCAGTAACCGGCTCTACTTCAACGCGGCCCAGATGCGGTGGACGTCGTCGTGGTCTTCGAGGGTTTGAAGGAATTCGCCAACCTCGGCGCGTTGTTCCTCCGTGAGTTGCGGGTAAATCTTCGGCACGTAACCCGGCTCGCTCGTCACCACGGTCCAGCCGTGCTGCGACAGCCATTTGGACACCGTGTGCAGGGCCGTGCGATCCGCGATGAACCTCGCGCCGGCCACGCCTTCCGGGATGTCGTCGTTTTGGTCGCGCGTCAGCGGTTCAACCTCGTTGGCGCCTGCTTCAATGGCCGCGGCTTCCAGGTCGGCGCGGGTGTCCGGATGATGCGCCTCAACCAGGCCCACAGGATCGAACAGAAACTTGTTGCTCCCCGAACTGCCGAGCTGGCCCGCCCGAAACAACACCCGAATCTCCGGCGCGGTGCGATTCGTGTTGTCCGTGAGCACCTCGACGATGACCGGCACTTTGTGCGGCGCGTAACCCTCGAAGACGATGTGCTCCATCACGAGCTTTTCGTCTCCTTGGCCGGAGCCTTTCTTGATGGCGCGCTCAATCACGTCGCGGGAGACGCTTTCCTTGCGCGCTTTCTCGACGGCGGCGGCGAGCCGGGCATTGAGGTTGGGATCCGTGCCCCCGAGCTTGGCAGCAACCATGATTTCCCGGACGAGTTTGCCCGTGGCCTTCGCCTTCTTCATCGAGGCGACGGCGCGTTTTGCATGCAACCATTGACGGCCCATGGGGGAGAATAGGCGGGAGTGAGTCGGGTGTTCAACCCAATGGTTCAAAATCGACCTTTGCGAGCGTCACGCTCGCTCGATCACTGCGATTGACATACGGCGCTAATTCGGCGCCAATAGTACCGAAACGAAACAGAGTGCCTCTCAGCACGATTGGGAGCAAAAAGCGGAGCAAAGCTCTTTGCAAACTCGATTTCATTATAGCCCACCGGCTGCTTGGAATGTGCTTTCAACATCTTTTCGATTTCATGCTTTCCGTGAAGAATGGAGGTGTCCGCAGGCGACTGGTAATTTGAACCGGGGAAAAGTCGGTTAATTCCGTCCGGATCGGCAAGGTACCAGCATTCGAGGCGCTTAACCGCAACACAAAGGTGAAGGTATCGAGTGGTTAACGGCTTCTTCGCTTCGGCAAGAATCCGAGCGTCGAAGAAGCCAAGTATCTCGCAGACACAGGGACTTTTGTCGCTACCCAGCAGGACGAAGGCAGCCTGGCGTTTAAGATTGCGAAACTCCTCGTACAAGTCCGGAACCGCTCGCACGAGTTTATCGCGGTTTTTCATGTTGCGGATATCGAACTGCCAACCTTGAAGGTGTTTAGGCAACACTTTGTCCCAAAACTGCAAATCTGAAGGTCCTTCAACGCCAACGCCGATTTTCCCCTTAATCATGGGATGCCCCCCAAGACTCCTTGTTCCCAAAGTTCTCCGAGACGAAACCGGCGCTTGAAAGTTGTGACTTCCTCCTGGTCGGATGCAATTCTGATCTTTGTGAAACCCTCTTCCTTGTCGCAGAGTTGCACTTCCTCAGGTTCCAAGAAATCCAGGAAATCGGGGTTATGCGTCGTTGCAATGATTTGTCGATCCGTGGATGCGGCACGGAGGATACTCACGATATGCTCTGAAAGATGAGGATGAAGTCCGTTCTCGGGCTCCTCGATTGCAAGAAGCGATGAATGCCTTGAACTCCACTGTGCGATAACCATTAGCGCAAGCAAGCGGATCGTGCCGTCCGAAGCCGATTCTGGATTGATCGCTCCCCGAATACGATCTTCGAGGAGTTGGAATGCCCACTTATTCTCCACAGGGAGCTGGGTTGTCTTGATACTTTTGAACCCCGGAATGGCGCCCTTGAGTCCTGCAATGATGGACGCAAGTGAACCCTTTCCGTTCTCCTTTTCGATCCGATGAAGCACAACGGAAAGATATTCTCCAGACGAACCGAGGCGAGCGTCTGCGACGTCACGGAATGGCGCTCGCGCAGTCTGGGGATTGATGTTGAAAAAGGACCAGCTCTCCATCTCGCTTCGGAGGATGACGCAAGGGAGACTAAAAAAGACTACACCCAGCGCAGCACGCGACGCCTCTTGCGCCGGTATGGGGAATCGGCGCTCGGGCTTCTCGACAGGCGACAATGGGTCATGAATCTCAACGTGTTCCCGATCTCGCCGCAATGAATAATTTGGAAGCGGTTTTCCTCCTTGCGACAGCTTTGCCTCCAAAGCCTCGGACTCTATCGCAGGAACACCCGATTCCGACCGCACGTCCAGCTTCAACTCGTATCGAGCCTCGTCGATCGAGTATTTTCCGCCGCTTTTTGAACCAACGTCGAAAGACAATCCGGAAAACTTGACCCTGAGTGTCAGAGGCTTGGCCTCTTTCTTTTCGCGAAGTATTTTGTTCCTTACTTCGGTTAGTCCTCCCTCGGCGTCGACAGCCAGTTCAACGTTTTGGAGGATTGAGTTTTGCAGAAATCTCAGCGCGCGGAGAACGTTCGTCTTGCCTGAGGCATTTGCTCC encodes the following:
- a CDS encoding YebC/PmpR family DNA-binding transcriptional regulator; its protein translation is MGRQWLHAKRAVASMKKAKATGKLVREIMVAAKLGGTDPNLNARLAAAVEKARKESVSRDVIERAIKKGSGQGDEKLVMEHIVFEGYAPHKVPVIVEVLTDNTNRTAPEIRVLFRAGQLGSSGSNKFLFDPVGLVEAHHPDTRADLEAAAIEAGANEVEPLTRDQNDDIPEGVAGARFIADRTALHTVSKWLSQHGWTVVTSEPGYVPKIYPQLTEEQRAEVGEFLQTLEDHDDVHRIWAALK
- a CDS encoding DUF4276 family protein, with product MIKGKIGVGVEGPSDLQFWDKVLPKHLQGWQFDIRNMKNRDKLVRAVPDLYEEFRNLKRQAAFVLLGSDKSPCVCEILGFFDARILAEAKKPLTTRYLHLCVAVKRLECWYLADPDGINRLFPGSNYQSPADTSILHGKHEIEKMLKAHSKQPVGYNEIEFAKSFAPLFAPNRAERHSVSFRYYWRRISAVCQSQ